A genomic region of Bacteroidota bacterium contains the following coding sequences:
- a CDS encoding T9SS type A sorting domain-containing protein: MKKNEMISVKLILKRTMILIFCIVGISSLSSQTVSTFVTGSGLNGPDGFTLDTNENLYVANWGNGSGNTVLKITPDATVTTHVSGLSAPDGLAFDAQGNLFISNYGSDIIKKLEPDGTISDFASGFNNPSDLAFDTFGNLYVSNHGNANGNEVSKITPDGTVTTFATGFNGPVGLVFDNEGYLYVSNYSSGIINKVSPEGEVTVFASIPNSPISRIQYLIFDKDDNLYVPSYGHHKIYIINTQGEVDVFAGTGIPGNTNGSVDSAQFNGPNSIAITDSGVIYVSEYNANRIRKITPEPPVAIDDIHKKEPKYGILLQNFPNPFNGATTISYHIMLAGEANISIYNSIGKEIKVLVDTFKNPGEYSIELNGENFDPGIYYCKMNVNHRLIDSKKLVIIR, translated from the coding sequence ATGAAAAAAAACGAAATGATTTCAGTAAAACTAATCTTAAAAAGGACCATGATCCTGATTTTTTGCATTGTAGGAATTAGCAGTTTAAGTTCACAAACAGTAAGTACGTTTGTAACAGGTTCAGGATTAAATGGCCCTGATGGATTTACCCTTGATACTAACGAAAACCTCTATGTTGCGAACTGGGGGAATGGTTCAGGTAATACTGTATTAAAGATTACACCCGATGCAACCGTCACAACTCACGTTTCCGGGCTTAGTGCCCCGGACGGATTAGCTTTTGATGCACAAGGCAACCTATTCATTTCAAATTATGGATCTGATATCATTAAAAAATTAGAGCCTGATGGAACCATAAGTGATTTTGCTTCTGGCTTTAATAATCCAAGTGACCTGGCTTTTGATACCTTTGGAAACTTATATGTATCGAATCACGGAAATGCAAATGGGAATGAGGTTTCAAAAATCACTCCGGATGGGACTGTAACTACATTTGCCACTGGTTTTAACGGACCGGTCGGACTAGTTTTCGATAATGAAGGATACCTGTATGTTTCAAATTACTCTTCAGGAATAATAAACAAAGTTTCGCCTGAAGGTGAGGTAACTGTATTTGCTTCCATTCCCAACTCACCAATATCACGAATACAATACCTGATATTTGATAAGGATGACAATCTATATGTACCAAGCTACGGACATCATAAGATTTACATCATCAATACTCAAGGAGAGGTCGATGTGTTTGCTGGAACCGGTATTCCTGGCAATACAAACGGTTCAGTTGATTCTGCACAGTTTAATGGCCCTAATAGCATTGCTATTACAGATTCGGGAGTAATTTATGTTTCTGAATATAATGCAAACAGGATACGGAAAATCACTCCGGAACCTCCGGTGGCTATCGATGATATACATAAGAAAGAACCTAAGTACGGAATCCTTCTTCAAAACTTCCCGAATCCATTCAATGGAGCAACAACGATAAGTTATCACATAATGTTGGCAGGAGAGGCAAACATCAGCATCTATAATTCTATTGGGAAAGAAATAAAAGTACTTGTCGATACCTTTAAGAACCCAGGGGAATATAGCATTGAGTTAAATGGAGAAAAC
- a CDS encoding histidine kinase — protein MDGYINQQQKTLLEKQNVKSELSLLKSQINPHFLFNTLNTIHSFVKRDPDKAAHSIIKLSGIMRFILSNTNHEKIPLDKEINYLDDYITLETFRLGNPDFVSFIVKGHPDDISIPPMLLIPFVENAFKHGEIKTPLPGIKIILDVTNPKLINFTVENVVSAIGNQNNVQNPGGIGLENVMRRLQLIYPDKYHLTITNKDKQFIVHLSINLL, from the coding sequence ATGGATGGTTACATTAATCAGCAGCAAAAAACATTACTTGAAAAGCAAAATGTTAAGAGCGAACTATCATTGCTGAAATCTCAAATTAATCCGCATTTTCTATTTAATACATTAAATACAATACATTCTTTTGTTAAAAGAGATCCTGATAAGGCTGCACATTCAATAATAAAGCTTTCAGGTATCATGCGGTTTATTTTAAGCAATACTAATCACGAGAAAATACCCCTTGACAAGGAAATAAATTACCTTGATGATTATATTACATTGGAGACATTCAGGCTTGGCAATCCTGATTTCGTAAGTTTTATAGTAAAAGGTCATCCTGATGATATTAGTATTCCACCTATGCTACTTATCCCTTTTGTAGAAAATGCATTCAAGCATGGTGAGATAAAGACCCCTTTGCCCGGAATAAAAATTATACTGGACGTTACTAACCCTAAATTGATTAATTTCACAGTTGAGAATGTTGTATCAGCAATTGGCAATCAGAATAACGTTCAAAATCCCGGAGGAATAGGTCTGGAAAATGTAATGAGAAGGTTGCAATTAATTTATCCTGATAAATACCATTTGACGATAACTAATAAAGACAAGCAATTTATTGTTCATTTAAGCATCAACCTGTTATGA
- a CDS encoding LytTR family DNA-binding domain-containing protein has product MIEISCIVIDDEPPSILQIEEYISNVPYLNWKHSFDNAIDALNYLKENTIDLIFLDIQMKKLTGIQFLKVLKSKPKVILTTAYDDYALEAFDLEVSDYLLKPISFERFIEGTEKVYKSFLMEQKSDKEANKLDLKDDRNYFFVKTGFVVERVDFNNILYIKGEREYLSIRTTKKSILTLKSFNDILEYLPSYNFVRIHNTYVVAINKITSIERNHVQIGDEIIPIGPKYKDDFFSLLKNRKLL; this is encoded by the coding sequence ATGATAGAAATAAGCTGTATAGTAATAGATGATGAACCCCCTTCAATTTTACAGATTGAAGAATATATTTCAAATGTACCTTATCTAAATTGGAAGCATTCTTTTGATAATGCGATTGATGCCTTAAATTACCTTAAAGAAAACACAATAGACCTTATATTTCTTGATATTCAAATGAAAAAGCTGACAGGAATTCAGTTTTTAAAGGTATTGAAATCAAAACCAAAAGTAATATTAACAACCGCTTATGACGATTATGCTTTAGAAGCCTTTGATCTTGAAGTATCTGATTACTTGTTAAAGCCCATTTCGTTTGAACGGTTCATTGAGGGTACCGAAAAAGTATATAAATCCTTTCTCATGGAACAAAAATCAGATAAGGAAGCTAATAAATTGGATTTAAAAGATGACCGGAACTATTTTTTTGTAAAAACCGGTTTTGTTGTTGAACGTGTTGATTTTAACAATATTCTTTATATAAAAGGGGAAAGAGAATACCTTTCGATACGTACTACTAAAAAGAGCATTCTTACATTAAAAAGTTTCAATGACATTCTTGAATATTTACCTTCATATAATTTTGTTAGAATTCATAATACTTATGTTGTTGCAATAAATAAAATAACCAGTATCGAAAGAAATCACGTACAGATTGGAGACGAAATAATTCCAATTGGCCCAAAATATAAAGATGATTTCTTTTCCTTGCTGAAAAATAGAAAATTGCTATAA
- a CDS encoding helix-hairpin-helix domain-containing protein has translation MSSIIKDYFTFSRREQRGILVLVVITAGIITYNLLIPVFAPVKDFDISGFEQDVARFILVQDSLDSLKSIKFQSKRVYPEKQGNKTYEKVCIEINAADSAGLTKIRGIGGVFAKRIIRYREMLGGFYNKRQLMEVYGIDSTNFPGIAEQIRLDTSMIRKININTVVFKELLKHPYLDYEDVKAIFRLKDRLGGHISRVDLLNTSKPDKDIINKIMPYLNFETQ, from the coding sequence ATGTCGAGCATTATTAAGGACTATTTCACGTTTTCCCGGCGGGAGCAACGCGGGATTTTAGTTTTAGTAGTTATAACAGCCGGGATAATTACATATAACCTGTTGATTCCCGTTTTTGCACCTGTGAAAGACTTTGATATTTCCGGTTTTGAGCAGGATGTTGCAAGGTTCATCCTGGTGCAGGATTCCCTGGACAGCCTGAAAAGTATAAAATTTCAGAGTAAGAGGGTTTATCCTGAAAAACAGGGTAATAAAACCTATGAAAAAGTATGCATTGAAATCAATGCGGCCGACAGTGCAGGATTGACAAAGATCCGTGGCATCGGGGGCGTATTTGCAAAACGGATTATACGATACAGGGAAATGCTGGGTGGATTTTACAACAAAAGACAGCTCATGGAAGTGTACGGTATTGACAGCACAAATTTCCCGGGTATCGCCGAACAGATAAGACTTGATACATCCATGATCAGGAAAATAAATATAAATACAGTCGTTTTTAAAGAATTGCTTAAACACCCATATCTTGATTATGAAGATGTTAAAGCTATATTCAGATTAAAAGACAGGTTGGGGGGGCATATCTCCAGAGTGGATCTATTGAATACCTCCAAACCTGATAAAGATATAATCAACAAAATCATGCCGTACTTAAATTTTGAAACACAATAA
- a CDS encoding sodium-dependent transporter: protein MTKFDFSKRDSFGSKIGVIAAAAGSAIGLGNIWRFPYITGENGGAAFLMVYLGLIIFIGIPLMLSEFVIGRRAQRNPYGAFQILKKGQPWYLVGLMGIAGAFLILAFYSTIAGWTLEYLYRSITNGFSGKSPAELSTMFSDFQAGGLWPVMWQVIFMFLTAWIIYRGVRNGIEKYAKILMPLLLLIIIAICIRSVTLEGAGDGLRFLFKPDFSKITSSAILEALGQAFFSLSIGMGTLITYGSYISKKDNLSNTAISVTAADTLISILAGIAIFPAVFAFNINPAEGPALVFITLPGIFEQMAGGYVWSLLFFLLLIIAALTSTISMLEVVVAFLSEELNLSRKQSTIIAALLITILGVFCTLSQGPLDSPFLFGTNLFGVMEYASINLLLPIGGFFIVIFVGWFLGKKNVRDEISNHGTLKAQVFGLFMILVRILAPIAIAMVFLYQLGILG from the coding sequence ATGACAAAATTCGACTTTTCCAAGAGAGACAGTTTCGGTTCAAAGATCGGAGTAATCGCAGCAGCGGCCGGATCGGCCATTGGTTTGGGCAATATCTGGCGTTTCCCTTATATTACCGGTGAAAACGGGGGCGCTGCTTTTTTAATGGTTTACCTCGGTTTGATCATATTTATTGGAATCCCGTTAATGCTTTCAGAATTTGTCATTGGTCGGCGGGCTCAGAGAAACCCATACGGTGCCTTCCAGATACTGAAAAAAGGCCAGCCATGGTACCTTGTGGGTTTGATGGGGATAGCCGGGGCATTTTTAATCCTGGCTTTTTACAGCACCATTGCAGGATGGACTCTTGAATATCTGTACAGGTCCATCACCAATGGATTCAGCGGGAAAAGTCCTGCAGAGCTAAGCACGATGTTCAGTGACTTCCAGGCTGGCGGGCTTTGGCCGGTAATGTGGCAGGTAATTTTTATGTTTCTCACGGCATGGATCATCTATCGCGGTGTCAGGAATGGAATAGAAAAATATGCAAAGATATTGATGCCCTTGCTTTTGCTGATCATCATCGCCATCTGTATTCGGTCGGTCACCCTGGAGGGCGCAGGGGACGGCTTGCGCTTCCTGTTCAAACCCGATTTTTCGAAAATAACTTCTTCAGCCATCCTGGAAGCATTGGGACAGGCATTTTTCTCCCTGAGCATCGGCATGGGTACCCTAATCACCTATGGATCATACATCAGCAAAAAAGACAATCTTTCAAACACAGCTATTTCTGTTACTGCAGCAGACACCTTGATCTCCATACTGGCGGGGATCGCCATTTTCCCGGCCGTATTTGCCTTTAACATCAACCCCGCCGAAGGACCTGCCCTGGTTTTCATCACCTTACCCGGGATCTTCGAACAAATGGCAGGAGGATACGTGTGGTCACTATTATTCTTTCTGCTGCTGATCATCGCGGCACTCACATCAACGATCTCTATGCTTGAGGTAGTCGTGGCATTCCTGTCGGAAGAGCTAAACCTTAGCCGGAAACAATCTACCATAATCGCGGCATTGCTCATCACAATCCTTGGCGTTTTCTGTACCCTGTCACAAGGGCCGCTTGACAGCCCTTTCCTTTTCGGCACAAACCTTTTTGGGGTTATGGAATATGCCTCCATCAATCTTCTACTACCCATCGGCGGGTTTTTTATCGTGATCTTCGTCGGGTGGTTCCTTGGCAAAAAGAATGTCAGAGACGAAATTTCCAACCACGGAACACTGAAAGCACAGGTCTTCGGATTGTTTATGATCCTCGTCCGCATCCTCGCCCCTATCGCCATTGCCATGGTGTTTTTATACCAACTTGGAATTTTGGGGTAA
- a CDS encoding T9SS type A sorting domain-containing protein, translating to MKTLTVLILCLIIPFVLTAQWYLQASGTTENLASIYFADTLNGWVTGSNGAILHTDDAGENWEEQTINTDYYLNDVFFTDPNHGWVVGSQYDGYGQGSLFRTLNGGNNWKDMNFEDFPSNGVFFTDTLCGWAVGYGIKHTADGGETWESQNVPSGFGIARCVWFTDSLNGWVSGGHSNGSTGYIYGYIIHTSDGGNTWEYQFYYADRHGYELCDIYFTDSLNGWCVGGLWNDIILKTTNGGNSWDTSYYSTGNNGLYSVYFIDSFNGWAVGENGSIISTTDGGNTWESDTSNTSYHLKSVYFTENGHGWVVGDEGTILHADYSQIVGLDEFGDHSFNLGILCYPNPCSGTAFLRFTVNDYRLTICDLYSISGLWIRRLVNEVMPAGVHEMELDVSSLPDGIYILRLQADSEVVTRKLVKINH from the coding sequence ATGAAAACACTTACTGTACTTATTCTTTGTTTAATAATCCCTTTTGTTTTAACCGCTCAGTGGTATCTACAAGCCAGCGGGACAACTGAAAACCTTGCAAGTATTTATTTCGCTGATACCCTGAACGGTTGGGTAACGGGTAGCAACGGAGCCATCCTGCATACTGATGATGCAGGGGAAAACTGGGAAGAGCAAACAATTAACACGGACTATTATCTGAATGATGTTTTTTTTACCGATCCAAATCACGGATGGGTTGTTGGCAGTCAGTATGATGGGTATGGTCAAGGAAGTTTATTTCGTACTTTAAATGGTGGAAACAATTGGAAAGATATGAATTTTGAAGATTTTCCATCAAATGGAGTTTTCTTTACTGATACACTCTGTGGATGGGCAGTAGGATACGGAATAAAGCACACTGCAGATGGAGGCGAAACCTGGGAAAGTCAAAATGTGCCATCTGGTTTCGGGATTGCACGATGTGTCTGGTTTACCGATTCACTGAATGGATGGGTATCAGGAGGCCATAGTAATGGTAGCACCGGTTATATTTATGGTTACATAATACACACCAGTGATGGCGGAAACACCTGGGAGTATCAATTCTATTATGCGGACCGCCACGGTTATGAGTTATGCGATATTTATTTCACAGACTCGCTGAATGGCTGGTGCGTCGGAGGACTGTGGAATGATATAATACTAAAAACAACAAATGGTGGAAATAGCTGGGATACATCATACTATAGCACAGGTAATAATGGATTATATTCTGTTTATTTCATTGATTCGTTCAATGGCTGGGCTGTTGGTGAAAATGGTTCAATAATTTCTACAACAGACGGCGGAAATACGTGGGAATCCGATACGAGCAACACGAGCTATCATTTGAAGAGTGTTTATTTTACTGAAAATGGCCATGGTTGGGTTGTTGGAGATGAAGGTACAATTCTACACGCAGACTATAGCCAGATTGTAGGTCTGGATGAGTTTGGAGATCATAGTTTTAACCTTGGTATTTTATGTTATCCGAATCCATGCTCAGGAACTGCGTTCCTGAGATTTACGGTTAACGATTACCGGTTAACGATTTGTGATTTGTATTCGATTTCGGGATTGTGGATCAGGCGATTGGTGAATGAGGTGATGCCGGCTGGCGTGCATGAGATGGAGTTAGACGTGAGTTCGTTGCCGGACGGAATATACATACTCAGGCTTCAGGCAGATTCCGAGGTTGTAACCAGGAAGCTGGTGAAGATTAACCATTAA
- a CDS encoding C10 family peptidase, translating into MKTKNLFTGICFIFSISLFAGNVTLQQAKKVALNFYYEKYNRFEGVVVYDQLSIRPIHVQSDGIQNFYYVLQVNNAGFIIVPADDCLAPVLGYSFKHNFVAENQPPNVRWWFQQYEEQVRYAREKQMSPEKRIIDKWTHYLNENFGSMKITAGGKEVEPLLTTEWDQGFPENYYCPEDPAGPGGHALTGCVATAVSQIAYYWRWPDHGRGYTSYLPKTYPEYGVQSADFENTWYRYNEMVDKLPVVNTAVAEYMYHVAVNFHMDFSPYGSAPDSSMLIPEYDSTAYHFKFLPYIWLYRDSMPDEQWKALLVEMIDDACPIYYGGNYEYSPGHAFVCDGYLDEELFHFNFGWGGISNGYYTIDNIQGFNYHQDIRSTLCPDTLQFNYPLYETGADTLGALEGSISDGSGPIHNYLNNTQVSWLIDPQNEQDSVTNIEIIVKRLDLFNDGDRLYIYDGEDNSAPLLAELSGNTIPNDIESTGNKVFVEFITDGSNTAPGFYLNYKTTRPVWCSGMTQLTGQAATFDDGSGSFFYHNSKTCTWMIDPGVTDPLTLHFNYFDTEEINDVVKIYDGVSAELIAEISGYYEDPPGPVTSPSGKMKLAFLTNNSIRAQGWEAWYDINTGIPENAFDFDFMIIPNPVTSNIKVSFNLQSEEQVSIQIFDIVGQKLEFMVNETLAPGFHSINGNLDYLTEGLYFCRLQVGEKVVTKKFIKL; encoded by the coding sequence ATGAAAACAAAAAATCTATTTACCGGTATCTGTTTCATTTTCAGTATTAGTCTCTTTGCCGGAAATGTAACACTTCAACAAGCCAAAAAAGTGGCTCTGAATTTCTATTATGAGAAATACAACCGGTTCGAAGGGGTGGTTGTGTATGATCAGTTAAGCATACGGCCTATCCATGTGCAATCTGATGGAATTCAAAACTTTTATTATGTTCTTCAGGTAAATAATGCCGGCTTTATTATTGTTCCTGCCGATGACTGCCTGGCTCCTGTTTTGGGATATTCCTTTAAGCACAATTTTGTTGCCGAAAACCAGCCCCCCAATGTAAGATGGTGGTTTCAACAATATGAAGAGCAGGTAAGGTATGCCAGGGAAAAACAAATGAGTCCTGAGAAGAGGATTATTGACAAATGGACACATTACCTGAATGAAAATTTTGGCTCCATGAAGATTACTGCCGGCGGCAAAGAAGTTGAGCCCTTGCTGACCACTGAGTGGGATCAGGGCTTTCCTGAAAATTATTATTGCCCTGAAGATCCCGCCGGTCCGGGTGGCCATGCTTTAACAGGTTGTGTGGCGACTGCTGTAAGTCAAATAGCATACTACTGGAGATGGCCCGATCATGGCCGGGGATACACTTCCTATCTCCCAAAAACCTACCCTGAGTATGGGGTGCAATCTGCTGATTTCGAAAATACATGGTACCGCTATAACGAAATGGTTGATAAACTGCCAGTTGTAAATACAGCCGTCGCAGAATATATGTATCATGTTGCAGTAAATTTTCACATGGATTTCTCACCGTACGGTTCAGCCCCCGATTCGAGTATGCTAATCCCTGAATATGATTCAACCGCATACCACTTTAAATTCCTTCCATATATCTGGCTTTATCGTGACAGCATGCCTGATGAACAATGGAAAGCCTTACTGGTAGAAATGATAGATGATGCATGTCCAATTTATTATGGTGGTAATTACGAATACTCGCCCGGGCATGCATTTGTGTGCGATGGTTACCTGGATGAGGAATTATTTCATTTTAATTTTGGCTGGGGCGGTATAAGTAACGGCTATTATACCATCGACAACATCCAGGGTTTCAATTACCATCAAGATATCAGATCTACACTTTGTCCCGATACCTTGCAATTTAATTATCCGCTATATGAAACAGGAGCCGATACATTGGGCGCTCTTGAGGGAAGCATTTCTGATGGAAGCGGGCCAATCCATAACTACCTCAACAACACCCAGGTTTCGTGGTTAATTGATCCGCAGAATGAACAAGATTCTGTTACCAATATTGAAATTATAGTGAAACGATTGGATTTGTTCAACGATGGTGACAGGCTTTATATTTACGATGGAGAAGACAACTCTGCTCCCCTTTTGGCCGAATTAAGCGGCAATACAATTCCGAATGATATTGAATCTACAGGAAATAAAGTTTTTGTTGAATTTATAACCGATGGATCGAACACAGCACCCGGATTTTACCTGAATTATAAAACCACCCGACCGGTATGGTGCAGCGGGATGACACAATTAACAGGACAGGCTGCCACATTTGATGATGGCAGTGGTTCATTTTTCTATCACAACTCAAAGACTTGTACCTGGATGATTGATCCTGGAGTAACAGATCCGCTTACACTGCATTTTAATTATTTTGATACAGAGGAAATAAATGATGTAGTAAAAATTTATGACGGCGTTTCGGCGGAACTGATTGCTGAGATCAGCGGGTACTATGAAGATCCCCCTGGACCGGTTACTTCTCCAAGTGGAAAAATGAAACTGGCGTTCTTAACTAACAATAGCATTCGTGCCCAGGGATGGGAGGCCTGGTATGATATTAATACAGGAATACCAGAAAATGCCTTTGATTTTGATTTTATGATTATTCCCAATCCGGTTACTTCTAATATTAAAGTAAGTTTCAATCTGCAATCTGAGGAACAAGTTTCCATCCAGATTTTTGATATCGTAGGACAGAAATTGGAATTTATGGTAAATGAAACGTTAGCCCCCGGTTTTCATTCCATTAATGGTAATCTGGATTACCTGACCGAAGGACTTTATTTCTGCCGGTTGCAAGTTGGGGAAAAAGTTGTGACTAAGAAATTTATTAAACTGTAA